One segment of Sphingomonas qomolangmaensis DNA contains the following:
- a CDS encoding efflux RND transporter permease subunit, producing the protein MKFPHFFIDRPIFAAVLSILILVFGLVALPALPVTQYPEIAPPTVVVTASFPGASAETLAETVAAPIEEAVNGVENMIYMSSSNTGDGQTQITVTFAQGTDADQAQVLVQNRVASAEPRLPEQTRQIGVTVLKNSPDFLMVAMFSSPDGSLSQEYVSNYVGTQVLDRISRVSGVGNAQSFGGRDYNMRVWIDPDQAAARNLTVDEITSAVRAQNAQAAVGSVGSPPFNTGKNAFQLGIQAEGRLTTPEQFGEIIVKRGEGGALTRLRDVARIELGAETYSINAFLNGKPVTAVAVSQLPGSNALSTADAVIAELDAAAASFPPGMKYEIPYNPTEYISASIDAVYSTLIEAIILVSLVVLIFLQSWRAALIPIIAIPVSLVGALAVLLAFGFSLNNLSLFGLVLAIGIVVDDAIVVVENVERLMEEKGLSPLAAAHETMDEVSGALIAIALVLCGVFIPTSFIPGISGTFYQQFALTIVSATAISAFVSLTLSPALAALILKPKQHHDVEPRRGVRGWPTRFARGFNRGFEWLADRYGRLTARAIRMLGIVAVAYVLLIAAAGWQFYATPTGFIPPQDQGYVIVAAQLPPGASLERTTEMMLRAQTLAKQNDYVKDTIAFVGLDGASFSAAPNTAAMFVTMKGHEERPSTDDVANMLRGAFSQLTQGMLLVIPPPPVQGIGTGGGWKMMIEDRQNRGYGALEAAAFQMMMKANTAPGIAGGFTLFNTKTPRLFADIDRERAEQLGVPVASIFSTLGTYLGSSYINDFNFLGRTFRVTAQADAPYRDETSDVGRLRTRSASGQMVPLDAVMTLRDDSGPYRVVRYNLYPSAELQGDTVPGFSTGQSLATMERIAAETLPEGMSYEWTELAFQQKQAGNTAIIAFGLAVLFVFLLLSANYESLTLPFAVILIVPMCLLAALLGVNFMGLDNNILTQIGLVVLIGLAAKNAILIVEFAKANEDKGDELYEAARHAAAQRLRPILMTSIAFILGVLPLVIGSGPGAELRAALGVAVFFGMIGVTLFGLMFTPAFYIISRRMGDRAARWRDRRKPRHPVQPVQPVPPVQPTPSAGEPA; encoded by the coding sequence ATGAAATTCCCGCATTTCTTCATCGATCGCCCGATCTTCGCGGCGGTCCTGTCGATCCTCATCCTGGTGTTCGGCCTGGTCGCGCTACCCGCGCTGCCGGTGACGCAATACCCTGAGATCGCGCCGCCGACGGTGGTCGTCACCGCGTCCTTCCCCGGTGCCAGCGCCGAAACGCTCGCCGAGACCGTCGCTGCACCGATCGAGGAAGCGGTCAACGGCGTCGAGAACATGATCTACATGTCCTCGTCGAACACCGGCGACGGCCAGACCCAGATCACGGTTACCTTCGCGCAGGGCACCGATGCCGACCAGGCGCAGGTGCTGGTGCAGAACCGCGTCGCCTCGGCCGAGCCGCGCTTGCCCGAACAGACGCGCCAGATCGGCGTGACGGTGCTCAAGAACTCGCCCGACTTCCTGATGGTCGCGATGTTCTCGTCACCCGACGGCTCGCTCAGCCAGGAATATGTTTCGAACTATGTCGGCACCCAGGTGCTCGACCGGATCTCGCGCGTGTCGGGGGTCGGCAACGCACAGAGCTTCGGCGGGCGGGACTATAATATGCGCGTCTGGATCGACCCCGACCAGGCCGCCGCACGCAACCTGACAGTCGATGAAATCACCTCGGCTGTCCGCGCGCAGAACGCGCAGGCAGCGGTTGGCTCGGTCGGCTCGCCGCCGTTCAACACTGGTAAGAACGCCTTCCAGCTCGGCATCCAGGCCGAAGGGCGCCTCACCACCCCCGAGCAGTTCGGCGAGATCATCGTCAAGCGCGGGGAAGGTGGCGCGCTCACCCGGCTGCGCGATGTCGCGCGCATCGAGCTTGGTGCCGAAACCTATTCGATCAACGCTTTCCTCAACGGCAAGCCCGTCACCGCGGTCGCGGTGTCGCAGCTGCCCGGATCGAACGCGCTCAGCACCGCCGATGCCGTCATCGCCGAGCTCGACGCAGCAGCCGCGTCCTTCCCGCCGGGGATGAAGTACGAGATCCCGTACAACCCGACCGAATATATCTCGGCCTCGATCGACGCGGTCTATTCGACGCTGATCGAAGCGATCATCCTGGTCAGCCTTGTCGTCCTCATCTTCCTGCAGAGCTGGCGCGCGGCGCTCATCCCGATCATCGCGATCCCGGTCTCGCTGGTCGGCGCGCTGGCCGTGCTCCTCGCCTTCGGCTTCTCGCTCAACAACCTGTCGCTGTTCGGTCTGGTGCTTGCGATCGGCATCGTCGTCGATGACGCGATCGTCGTCGTCGAGAATGTCGAGCGATTGATGGAGGAAAAGGGGCTCAGCCCGCTTGCCGCCGCGCATGAAACGATGGACGAAGTCTCGGGCGCACTGATCGCGATCGCGCTGGTGCTGTGCGGGGTGTTCATCCCAACCAGCTTCATCCCGGGTATTTCGGGTACCTTCTACCAGCAGTTCGCGCTGACGATCGTGTCGGCCACCGCGATCTCGGCCTTCGTGTCGCTGACGCTGTCGCCCGCGCTCGCCGCGCTGATCCTCAAGCCCAAGCAGCATCACGATGTAGAGCCCCGCCGCGGCGTCCGCGGCTGGCCGACGCGCTTTGCACGCGGCTTCAACCGCGGGTTCGAATGGCTTGCCGATCGCTATGGCCGGCTCACCGCGCGCGCGATCCGGATGCTCGGCATCGTCGCGGTCGCCTATGTGCTGCTGATCGCGGCGGCCGGCTGGCAATTCTACGCCACCCCGACGGGGTTCATCCCGCCGCAGGACCAAGGCTATGTCATCGTTGCGGCGCAGTTGCCGCCGGGCGCATCGCTTGAGCGGACGACCGAGATGATGCTGCGCGCGCAGACGCTGGCGAAGCAGAACGACTATGTGAAGGACACGATCGCCTTTGTTGGGCTCGACGGCGCAAGCTTCTCGGCAGCGCCCAACACCGCGGCGATGTTCGTGACGATGAAGGGGCACGAGGAACGCCCGTCGACCGACGACGTCGCCAATATGCTGCGCGGCGCGTTCAGCCAGCTGACCCAGGGCATGCTGCTCGTCATCCCGCCGCCCCCCGTCCAGGGAATCGGCACCGGCGGCGGCTGGAAGATGATGATCGAGGATCGCCAGAACCGCGGCTATGGCGCGCTCGAGGCAGCGGCGTTCCAGATGATGATGAAGGCGAATACCGCGCCGGGAATCGCCGGCGGCTTCACGCTCTTCAACACCAAGACGCCGCGGTTGTTCGCCGACATCGATCGCGAACGCGCCGAACAGCTCGGCGTGCCGGTGGCGAGCATCTTCTCGACGCTCGGCACCTATCTGGGGTCGTCGTACATCAACGACTTCAACTTCTTGGGCCGCACCTTCCGCGTGACCGCGCAGGCCGACGCGCCGTATCGCGACGAGACGTCCGACGTCGGTCGGCTGCGGACACGATCGGCATCGGGGCAGATGGTGCCGCTCGATGCGGTGATGACGCTGCGCGACGACAGCGGACCGTATCGCGTGGTGCGCTACAATCTCTATCCCTCGGCCGAATTGCAGGGCGATACCGTACCCGGTTTCTCCACCGGCCAGAGCCTGGCGACGATGGAGCGCATCGCCGCCGAGACGCTGCCCGAAGGCATGAGCTACGAGTGGACCGAGCTCGCCTTCCAGCAGAAGCAGGCGGGCAACACCGCGATCATCGCCTTCGGCCTGGCGGTGCTGTTCGTCTTTCTGCTGCTATCGGCGAATTACGAGAGCCTGACGCTGCCCTTCGCGGTGATCCTGATCGTGCCGATGTGCCTGTTGGCGGCATTGCTCGGGGTCAATTTCATGGGGCTCGACAACAACATCCTCACCCAGATCGGGTTGGTGGTGCTGATCGGCCTGGCGGCGAAGAACGCGATCCTGATCGTCGAGTTCGCCAAGGCGAACGAGGACAAGGGGGACGAACTGTACGAGGCAGCACGGCACGCCGCCGCGCAGCGTTTGCGGCCGATCCTGATGACCTCGATCGCCTTCATCCTCGGCGTGCTGCCGCTGGTAATCGGATCGGGTCCGGGTGCCGAGCTTCGCGCAGCTTTGGGCGTCGCGGTGTTCTTCGGGATGATCGGCGTGACGCTCTTCGGCCTGATGTTCACCCCGGCGTTCTA
- a CDS encoding efflux RND transporter periplasmic adaptor subunit: protein MQQVTTKHKNPRRLAAALPLMSAFMLAACSGPAAPPAPPPMQVTVANPIERQIRDWDEYVGRFEAVQDAEIRPRATGTITSVLFTDGQQVQKGQPLFVVDPRPYRAALAQAQAQGQRAQATLANARSELQRAEKLLAAQAVSREEFETNQATLRTAQADVAAARAQTQTAELNLSFTTVRAPISGRVSNRRVSTGNFVSDGQTVLTRIVSTNPIWFVFDGAEAFYLKYRRQDQSGERSSSRDTGNPIEVQLADESGWNWRGRMDFVDNAIDPNSGTIRAHAVIQNPDGFLTPGMFGRARLLGSGSYRAMLIPDEAIVTDQTRRFVYVVGADGKTAQRPVVTGPPADGLRVVREGLKLNDRVVIAGLTALQPGMPVQAKLTRIQLKQGSGSPASMPVTTPPASDASAAN, encoded by the coding sequence ATGCAGCAGGTAACGACGAAGCATAAGAACCCGCGTCGGCTTGCCGCCGCGCTGCCGCTGATGTCGGCATTCATGCTCGCGGCATGCTCGGGTCCCGCAGCGCCCCCAGCCCCGCCGCCGATGCAGGTTACGGTCGCCAACCCGATCGAGCGCCAGATTCGCGACTGGGACGAATATGTCGGCCGCTTCGAAGCCGTGCAGGATGCCGAAATCCGCCCGCGAGCGACCGGCACGATCACCAGCGTGTTGTTCACCGATGGCCAGCAGGTTCAGAAAGGCCAGCCGCTGTTCGTGGTCGATCCGCGTCCCTATCGCGCCGCGCTGGCGCAGGCACAGGCGCAGGGCCAGCGCGCACAGGCAACGCTCGCCAACGCGCGCAGCGAATTGCAGCGGGCCGAGAAGCTGCTAGCGGCGCAGGCGGTGAGCCGTGAGGAATTCGAGACCAACCAGGCAACGCTCCGCACCGCGCAGGCCGATGTCGCCGCAGCGCGCGCGCAGACCCAAACCGCCGAGCTGAACCTCTCCTTCACCACCGTCCGCGCACCGATTTCGGGCCGCGTCTCGAACCGGCGCGTCAGCACGGGCAATTTCGTCAGCGACGGCCAGACCGTGCTGACGCGGATCGTCTCGACCAACCCGATCTGGTTCGTCTTCGATGGCGCCGAGGCATTCTACCTCAAATATCGCCGCCAGGATCAGAGCGGCGAGCGCAGCTCGTCGCGCGACACCGGCAACCCGATCGAAGTCCAGCTGGCCGACGAGAGTGGCTGGAACTGGCGCGGGCGGATGGATTTCGTCGACAATGCGATCGACCCCAATTCGGGCACGATCCGCGCGCATGCGGTGATCCAGAACCCCGACGGCTTCCTGACGCCGGGCATGTTCGGTCGCGCGCGGCTGCTCGGCTCGGGCAGCTATCGCGCGATGCTGATCCCCGACGAGGCGATCGTCACCGACCAGACGCGTCGCTTCGTCTATGTCGTCGGCGCCGACGGCAAGACCGCGCAGCGCCCGGTCGTCACCGGCCCGCCCGCCGATGGGTTGCGGGTAGTACGCGAAGGGCTCAAGCTGAACGATCGCGTCGTGATTGCGGGTCTCACCGCGCTCCAGCCGGGGATGCCGGTGCAGGCCAAGCTGACCCGGATCCAGTTGAAGCAGGGCAGCGGTTCGCCGGCGTCGATGCCGGTGACCACGCCGCCGGCCTCCGACGCAAGCGCGGCGAACTGA
- a CDS encoding oxidoreductase, translated as MTIGVGLVGYGLAAKVFHAPLVASVAGLALRSVVSSDAAKVHADLPGMRVVPDLAAMLADASIDLVVIATPDALHAEQAIVALDAGRHVVVDKPFALTLTDAQAVVDAGDRAGRMVSVFHNRRWDADFVTLRRLIGEGVLGEVMQVESHFDRFRPHVAERWREHAGAGVWNDLGPHLIDQALVLFGMPERVTADLAIQRAGGKAPDYAHVTLAYPQLRVVLHASMTMPAGALRFAVHGMLGSWVKHGLDPQEAALRAGALPGTPGWGIDPVAAELSLVGADGAVESRPIACDAGDYRAFYAGVAASIGGEGANPVPVAQALDVMRVLEAARRSASEGRSVAL; from the coding sequence ATGACAATTGGAGTCGGGCTGGTCGGCTACGGCCTAGCCGCCAAGGTTTTCCACGCGCCGTTGGTCGCGTCCGTCGCCGGGCTGGCGTTGCGATCGGTGGTGTCGAGCGATGCGGCCAAGGTGCACGCCGACCTGCCGGGGATGCGCGTGGTGCCCGATCTGGCGGCGATGCTGGCCGACGCCTCGATCGATCTGGTGGTGATTGCGACCCCCGATGCGCTGCATGCCGAGCAGGCGATCGTCGCGCTCGACGCGGGGCGGCATGTCGTGGTCGACAAGCCGTTCGCGCTCACATTGACCGATGCGCAGGCTGTCGTCGATGCTGGCGATCGTGCCGGGCGGATGGTGTCGGTGTTCCACAATCGCCGCTGGGATGCCGATTTCGTGACGCTGCGCCGGCTGATCGGCGAAGGCGTGCTGGGCGAGGTGATGCAGGTCGAGAGCCATTTCGATCGCTTTCGCCCGCACGTCGCCGAGCGCTGGCGCGAACATGCCGGCGCCGGGGTGTGGAACGATCTGGGGCCGCATCTGATCGACCAGGCTTTGGTCCTGTTCGGGATGCCCGAGCGCGTGACGGCCGATCTCGCGATCCAGCGCGCGGGGGGCAAGGCGCCCGATTATGCGCATGTCACGCTCGCTTATCCGCAGCTCCGGGTGGTTCTGCATGCGAGCATGACGATGCCCGCGGGGGCACTCCGTTTCGCGGTGCATGGCATGCTCGGGAGCTGGGTGAAGCATGGGCTCGACCCGCAGGAGGCGGCGCTTCGGGCGGGGGCGTTGCCGGGGACGCCCGGCTGGGGGATCGATCCGGTCGCGGCGGAGCTTTCGCTGGTCGGCGCGGATGGCGCGGTCGAAAGCCGCCCAATTGCCTGCGATGCGGGCGACTACCGCGCCTTCTATGCGGGTGTCGCGGCGTCGATCGGCGGGGAGGGGGCGAACCCGGTGCCGGTTGCGCAGGCGCTCGACGTCATGCGCGTGCTCGAGGCGGCGCGGCGCTCGGCGAGTGAGGGACGCAGCGTGGCGCTGTAG
- a CDS encoding FadR/GntR family transcriptional regulator: protein MIEEDSVFVRPELGRNLTHGMLEVLGRAIVTGVYADRPFPTEAEIAKVHGVSRSVTREAVKMLTAKGLVSARPRQGTIVQPAQAWNLFDPDVLRWLLERKFSVELLRQFNQLRIGIEPAAASLAARFHDAADLRAIRGGLDAMTAAERGDGDALDADIAFHLAILRASKNPFYEQFQMLVSTALRTSIRFTNKIKGRSANIVDHAAVADAIERRDVEGAHRAMTVIIGDVLDLIAERD, encoded by the coding sequence ATGATCGAAGAGGATAGCGTTTTCGTGCGGCCCGAGCTTGGCCGCAACCTGACGCACGGCATGCTCGAAGTGCTCGGCCGCGCGATCGTGACCGGGGTCTATGCCGACCGCCCCTTTCCCACCGAAGCCGAGATCGCCAAGGTCCACGGCGTCAGCCGATCGGTGACGCGCGAGGCGGTGAAGATGCTGACCGCCAAGGGGCTGGTCAGCGCGCGCCCGCGCCAGGGCACGATCGTCCAGCCCGCGCAGGCGTGGAATCTGTTCGACCCCGACGTGCTGCGCTGGCTGCTCGAGCGCAAATTCTCGGTCGAATTGCTGCGCCAGTTCAACCAGCTGCGGATCGGCATCGAGCCTGCGGCGGCATCGCTCGCCGCGCGCTTCCACGATGCCGCCGACCTGCGCGCGATCCGCGGCGGATTGGACGCGATGACCGCCGCCGAACGCGGCGACGGCGATGCGCTCGATGCCGACATCGCCTTTCATCTGGCGATCCTGCGCGCGTCGAAGAACCCGTTCTACGAACAATTCCAGATGCTGGTCTCGACCGCGCTCCGCACCTCGATCCGCTTCACCAACAAGATCAAGGGGCGCTCGGCCAACATCGTCGATCATGCCGCGGTGGCCGACGCGATCGAGCGCCGCGACGTCGAAGGCGCGCATCGCGCGATGACGGTAATCATCGGCGACGTACTCGACCTGATCGCCGAACGGGATTGA
- a CDS encoding sodium/sugar symporter, which produces MGLSTIDLVVVIVYAIFIFGLAQFVSREKGGKEKDTSDYFLASKSLPWWAIGASLIAANISAEQIVGMSGSGYVMGLAIASYEWMAAITLLIVGKFFLPIFLKNEIYTMPQFLEQRYGPNIRTLMAIFWLALYIFVNLTAILWLGSIAVNKVAGVDQMVALFGLGLFALLYQLYGGLKAVALTDIVQVTLLVFGGLTISALTLNEVGGGQGVLAGFGVLLDRAPEKFNMILEPGEVGYQELPGIAVLVGGMWIANLSYWGFNQYIIQRALAAKNLAEAQKGIVFAAGLKLLMPLVVVVPGLAAVILAPGLNPADEAYPTMMRYLPSGLLGLVFAALMAAVVASTASKINSIATIFTLDLYAKFRDIPTVAEDGAARTGREKHLVLIGRSSAAVATVIALFTARPLLGGSDQAFQFIQEFSGFFTPGITVIFLLGLFWKRASEWGAIAAAVGSVVLSYLFKVGMPDMPFINRMGLVFIIALVLAVVLSLVKPGAAGSDRITAEGVSFRTTPSFNVAAFAIVGVVIALYASMW; this is translated from the coding sequence ATGGGGCTTTCGACGATCGATCTGGTCGTGGTGATCGTGTACGCGATCTTCATCTTCGGACTCGCCCAATTCGTGTCGCGCGAAAAGGGCGGCAAGGAGAAGGACACCAGCGATTATTTCCTGGCGTCGAAATCGCTGCCCTGGTGGGCGATCGGCGCGTCGCTGATCGCGGCCAACATCTCGGCCGAGCAGATCGTCGGCATGTCGGGCTCGGGCTATGTCATGGGGCTGGCGATCGCCTCTTATGAATGGATGGCGGCGATCACGCTGCTGATCGTCGGCAAATTCTTTTTGCCGATCTTCCTGAAAAACGAAATCTACACGATGCCGCAGTTCCTCGAGCAGCGGTACGGCCCGAATATCCGCACGTTGATGGCGATCTTCTGGCTGGCGCTGTACATTTTCGTGAACCTGACCGCGATCCTGTGGCTGGGGTCGATCGCGGTGAACAAGGTGGCGGGCGTCGACCAGATGGTCGCGCTGTTCGGGCTCGGACTGTTCGCGTTGCTGTACCAGCTTTACGGTGGCCTCAAGGCGGTGGCATTGACCGACATCGTCCAGGTGACGTTGCTGGTGTTCGGCGGCCTGACGATCTCGGCGCTGACGCTCAACGAAGTCGGTGGCGGGCAGGGGGTGCTGGCCGGGTTCGGGGTTCTGCTCGATCGCGCGCCCGAGAAGTTCAACATGATCCTCGAGCCCGGCGAAGTCGGCTATCAGGAGCTGCCCGGCATCGCGGTGCTGGTGGGCGGCATGTGGATCGCGAATCTGAGCTATTGGGGGTTCAACCAATATATCATCCAGCGCGCGCTGGCGGCCAAGAACCTGGCCGAGGCGCAAAAGGGGATCGTGTTCGCCGCAGGCCTAAAGCTGCTGATGCCGCTAGTCGTCGTGGTGCCGGGGCTGGCGGCGGTGATCCTCGCGCCGGGGCTCAATCCCGCCGACGAAGCCTACCCCACGATGATGCGCTATCTGCCCTCGGGACTGCTGGGGCTGGTGTTCGCCGCGCTGATGGCGGCGGTGGTCGCCTCGACCGCGTCGAAGATCAATTCGATCGCGACGATCTTCACGCTCGACCTCTACGCCAAGTTCCGTGACATCCCGACGGTGGCCGAAGACGGCGCGGCGCGGACCGGCCGCGAGAAGCATCTGGTGCTGATCGGTCGTTCGTCGGCGGCGGTGGCGACGGTGATCGCGTTGTTCACCGCGCGGCCTTTGCTCGGCGGATCGGACCAGGCGTTCCAGTTCATCCAGGAGTTTTCGGGCTTCTTCACGCCAGGGATCACGGTGATCTTCCTGCTGGGGCTGTTCTGGAAGCGCGCGAGCGAATGGGGCGCGATCGCCGCCGCGGTCGGATCGGTGGTGCTGTCCTATCTGTTCAAGGTGGGGATGCCCGACATGCCGTTTATCAACCGCATGGGGCTGGTGTTCATCATTGCGCTGGTGCTCGCCGTCGTCCTGTCGCTGGTGAAGCCGGGGGCTGCGGGCAGCGACCGGATCACCGCCGAGGGGGTGAGCTTCCGCACGACGCCGAGCTTCAACGTCGCCGCGTTCGCGATCGTCGGGGTCGTGATCGCACTCTATGCGTCGATGTGGTGA
- a CDS encoding 2-dehydro-3-deoxygalactonokinase — protein sequence MTDAFIAVDWGTTNRRAYRIEGGIVAASERGGPGAAATPAEAYPAEVAGLRDRLGDLPMLLGGMVGSTIGWRSVAYASAPAGLGDLVAAVEWIDDRTGIVPGVSIVQGMQGDVMRGEELQILGAVAAGMVPGDALVCQPGTHCKWATVAAGRIASFTTAMTGELFGLLRTHSVLKGQLMGDVTPGDAFVEGVREGAKRDLAASLFGVRAASVLGLRDNADVPSYASGLLIGADVAARIEAGMTVYLLADANLGALYAAAISTLGGQSVAIDSEAAFLAGVTHLWELAR from the coding sequence ATGACCGACGCATTCATCGCGGTCGATTGGGGCACCACCAACCGCCGCGCTTATCGGATCGAGGGTGGTATCGTCGCGGCGAGCGAGCGCGGCGGGCCGGGGGCTGCGGCGACGCCGGCCGAGGCGTATCCCGCCGAAGTGGCGGGTTTGCGCGACCGGCTGGGCGATCTGCCGATGTTGCTGGGCGGGATGGTCGGATCGACGATCGGATGGCGCAGCGTGGCTTATGCCAGCGCGCCGGCGGGGCTGGGCGATCTGGTCGCGGCGGTCGAGTGGATCGACGATCGCACCGGGATCGTGCCGGGGGTGTCGATCGTGCAGGGCATGCAGGGCGACGTCATGCGCGGTGAGGAATTGCAGATCCTCGGCGCGGTGGCGGCCGGCATGGTGCCGGGCGATGCGCTGGTCTGCCAGCCGGGTACGCATTGCAAATGGGCGACGGTGGCGGCGGGGCGGATTGCAAGTTTCACCACCGCGATGACCGGCGAGCTTTTCGGGCTGCTGCGGACGCATAGCGTGTTGAAGGGGCAGCTCATGGGCGACGTCACGCCCGGCGATGCCTTTGTCGAGGGCGTCCGCGAAGGCGCCAAGCGCGACCTCGCCGCCAGCCTGTTCGGCGTCCGCGCCGCCAGCGTGCTGGGACTGCGGGACAATGCCGATGTGCCAAGCTATGCCAGCGGGCTGCTGATCGGTGCCGATGTCGCCGCGCGGATCGAGGCGGGCATGACGGTGTATCTGCTCGCAGATGCCAATCTGGGCGCGCTCTATGCCGCTGCAATTTCGACGCTGGGCGGCCAATCGGTCGCGATCGACAGCGAAGCCGCGTTTCTTGCCGGCGTCACACATCTTTGGGAGCTTGCCCGATGA
- a CDS encoding 2-dehydro-3-deoxy-6-phosphogalactonate aldolase, with amino-acid sequence MTNLHRFDAAFAACPLVAILRGVRPDEIEAIGDALVEAGFTLIEVPLNSPDPFASIELLARRFGDRAVVGAGTVLTVEDVLRVEATGGTLIIAPNANPSVISAAAERGLVAMPGIATPTEAFAALAAGAAALKLFPAEAASPKVLKAMRAVLPKDLRMLPVGGITPEAMGPWREAGAAGFGLGSALYAPGMTAAQVGERARAFVAALPSAG; translated from the coding sequence ATGACGAACCTCCACCGTTTCGACGCCGCCTTTGCCGCCTGCCCGCTGGTGGCGATCCTGCGCGGGGTTCGCCCCGACGAGATCGAGGCGATCGGCGACGCGCTAGTCGAGGCGGGGTTCACGCTGATCGAAGTGCCGCTCAATTCGCCCGACCCGTTCGCGAGCATCGAATTGCTCGCCCGACGCTTCGGTGATCGCGCGGTGGTCGGCGCGGGGACGGTGCTGACGGTAGAGGACGTGCTGCGCGTCGAGGCGACCGGCGGCACGCTGATCATCGCCCCCAACGCCAATCCTTCGGTGATCTCGGCGGCGGCCGAGCGCGGGCTGGTCGCGATGCCGGGGATCGCCACCCCCACCGAAGCCTTTGCTGCGCTGGCGGCGGGCGCGGCGGCGCTGAAACTGTTCCCGGCGGAAGCCGCAAGTCCCAAGGTGCTCAAGGCGATGCGCGCAGTGCTGCCCAAGGATCTTCGGATGCTGCCGGTTGGCGGTATCACGCCCGAGGCGATGGGGCCTTGGCGCGAGGCGGGCGCGGCCGGGTTCGGGCTGGGGTCGGCGCTCTACGCCCCCGGCATGACCGCAGCCCAAGTCGGTGAGCGCGCGCGCGCCTTCGTCGCGGCGCTGCCCTCAGCCGGCTAG
- a CDS encoding arylesterase: MHGVGWTLASLNKRYVTAAAILQAACLAACGDEALPVAENTATTVEKTVAAARPVGEEKLVLAFGDSLYAGYQLGRGQSLPDAVQNRLRADGINATLVNAGVSGDTSAAGRQRLAFALDNLPRKPDLVLLGLGGNDVLRQIPAAETRANLVAMLDELRRREVPVVLTGMVAPPNLGPEYVAAFNAIYTDLAREYGAALYPFILDGVIGDPALMLPDRIHPNAKGVERVADRVTPLVAQRLAG, translated from the coding sequence ATGCATGGAGTGGGCTGGACCTTGGCTAGTTTGAACAAGCGATATGTGACGGCGGCGGCCATTCTCCAAGCGGCATGCCTAGCCGCCTGCGGCGATGAAGCGCTGCCGGTGGCCGAAAACACCGCGACCACCGTTGAAAAGACCGTCGCGGCGGCGCGCCCGGTCGGCGAGGAAAAGCTGGTGCTAGCGTTCGGCGACAGCCTGTACGCAGGCTACCAACTGGGCCGCGGCCAGAGCCTGCCCGATGCGGTGCAGAACCGGCTCCGCGCCGACGGCATCAACGCGACGCTGGTCAACGCCGGCGTATCGGGCGACACCAGCGCGGCGGGCCGCCAGAGGCTGGCCTTCGCGCTCGACAATCTGCCGCGCAAGCCCGACCTCGTGCTGTTGGGGCTAGGCGGCAACGACGTGCTGCGCCAGATCCCCGCCGCCGAAACGCGCGCCAATCTGGTGGCGATGCTCGACGAATTGCGTCGGCGCGAGGTGCCGGTGGTGCTGACCGGCATGGTCGCCCCGCCCAATCTCGGCCCCGAATATGTCGCCGCGTTCAACGCGATCTATACCGATCTCGCCAGGGAATATGGCGCGGCGCTCTACCCCTTCATCCTCGACGGCGTGATCGGCGATCCCGCGCTGATGCTGCCCGATCGGATCCACCCCAACGCCAAGGGCGTCGAGCGGGTGGCCGATCGGGTGACCCCGCTAGTGGCGCAGCGGCTAGCCGGCTGA
- a CDS encoding ABC transporter ATP-binding protein, which produces MHSPQLRDMVIDARDVTLTLGSGDAATQILRGIDLAVPRGQSVALLGPSGSGKSSLMAILSGLERATGGSVAVAGLDFGALDEDSLARARRGRIGIVLQAFHLLPTMTARENVAVPMELAGVADAFERADAELAAVGLGHRIGHYPSQLSGGEQQRVAIARALGPRPDLVFADEPTGNLDTATGAAIMDLLFERQAAAGATLVIITHDPALAVRCDRVVTLGDGLIVEDRAA; this is translated from the coding sequence ATGCATTCCCCACAGCTGCGCGATATGGTCATCGATGCGCGCGATGTCACGCTGACGCTCGGCAGCGGCGATGCGGCGACGCAGATTTTGCGCGGCATCGACCTGGCGGTGCCGCGCGGCCAGAGCGTCGCGCTGCTGGGGCCATCGGGATCGGGCAAGTCGTCGCTGATGGCGATATTGTCGGGGCTCGAGCGCGCGACCGGGGGCAGCGTCGCGGTGGCGGGGCTCGATTTCGGCGCGCTCGACGAGGATTCGCTGGCGCGTGCGCGGCGGGGGCGGATCGGCATCGTGCTCCAGGCCTTCCATCTGCTGCCGACGATGACCGCGCGCGAGAATGTCGCGGTGCCGATGGAGCTGGCCGGCGTCGCCGACGCCTTCGAGCGCGCCGATGCCGAGCTGGCGGCGGTGGGCTTGGGCCATCGTATCGGTCATTACCCCAGCCAATTGTCAGGCGGCGAGCAGCAGCGGGTGGCGATCGCGCGCGCGCTGGGGCCGCGTCCCGATCTGGTGTTCGCCGACGAACCCACCGGCAATCTCGACACCGCGACCGGCGCGGCGATCATGGATTTGCTGTTCGAGCGGCAGGCGGCGGCGGGGGCAACCTTGGTAATCATCACGCATGATCCGGCATTGGCGGTCCGCTGTGATCGCGTGGTGACCTTGGGTGACGGCCTGATCGTCGAGGATCGCGCGGCGTGA